In the genome of Alphaproteobacteria bacterium, the window AGATAGGGATACATGAATGTACGCGGGATAATCAGCATGCCAATCGCCACCATCTGCAAGGTGGTTTTAATACGTGCAAGATTGGTTGTTGCCATGGTTTTATCCTGGATGTCGGGTTTGCTTTCGCCAACACGCAATGTGTATTCACGAAGGCCCGCAATAAAAAATTCGCGCAGGACAATAACCAGTACAGGGAAAATCAATTCTTTGCCGCAGCGACCTGTAAACACGAGCGCGAGTAATGTGCCGCTGACCAATAATTTATCTGCGATACTATCAAATACGCGGCCGAATACCGAAGTGCTGTTGGTTTGGCGCGCCAGATGCCCATCATACCAGTCGCTAATGCCTGCCAGTACGAACAGGACAAACGCAATAGTGAGGCTGTCAACACATATGCAAAGCGCAATCAGCGGCGCAACAATGATACGAAAAATGGTGACCTGGTTAGGCGTGATTGCAAGATTCATTGAAATCCCGTTTCCTTATAGGCGCATTTGAATGCCGATTTCCAAGACCTTATTTGTTGGAATGCGATAGAAATCGTGCATACGAACTGAATTTACGTGTAACCATTTATATATGACTGATTGCCAAAGGGGTAGCCCAACATGCGGGTCAGGAATAAGCGTGGTACGCGACACAAAGAAGCTGGTATCGCCCATGTCAATTTGCAAGCGGCCTTCTTCTACGCATTGACGCATGAGCAGTGGAATGCTGGGCAATTCCATAAACCCGTAGATTGCTTCAACCAATAGGAAGTTATTGCCCAAATCCTCAATACGGAAGCGGTCTTTACGTGGCACACGTGGTACATCTTTGGTGGTGATGTTTAAGATAATTACCCGTTCATGCAAGACGTGGTTATGCTTGAAATTGCGTAACAATGCGTGCGGTGTATCGCCCGTGGTACGCACAAGGAAAATGCCGGTGCCACTAACGCGATTGAATTTAAGTGACGGTAGCGACGTAATGAAGTCTTTGAGCGGAATAGTCGCGTTACTGATCTGTTTAAACAAGAAGCGGCTGCCATCAATCCATGTAATCATGATGAAGAACAGGAACGCTGCAACGGTCAATGTTAACCAGCCGCCATCTGC includes:
- the pgsA gene encoding CDP-diacylglycerol--glycerol-3-phosphate 3-phosphatidyltransferase, whose translation is MNLAITPNQVTIFRIIVAPLIALCICVDSLTIAFVLFVLAGISDWYDGHLARQTNSTSVFGRVFDSIADKLLVSGTLLALVFTGRCGKELIFPVLVIVLREFFIAGLREYTLRVGESKPDIQDKTMATTNLARIKTTLQMVAIGMLIIPRTFMYPYLGILGGLVLWAAAGISVYTAWQYWKEVRASVKAGMA